In one Acanthochromis polyacanthus isolate Apoly-LR-REF ecotype Palm Island chromosome 20, KAUST_Apoly_ChrSc, whole genome shotgun sequence genomic region, the following are encoded:
- the nell3 gene encoding uncharacterized protein nell3, producing MVSVAPLLLLLISWVSLHSAEVCRGTHCHGGDTSDPRPCTGAHCPGSRSSRPPRQFNPNAQGKAASHHHAHSGSPSSSVQILRGTRVRLPEVLPAGCTDADCAALFRQFQASNDTRECRGIECRLPLRIRPKARAKSCAGEGCLSGSEESQLPPVHLSDRAAQFLGDFPELGYPSSELGSAPLGVQLTCDIKPGENEVPSEDALILHLQLAKGQEKLVEALRAQQAIIRDLQQKLADQQEALLSQQREILEQQRRMYEQMDVVKAQYGLLSDTVKQVSFQGLQGELQSYFESHLAGLQSQARSHLQKSYAVHKMDIDSKVMDVVGEAHFPQPLLGCPSPCGSEEYCDFQRDPPQCQKCTMCPPGFFLISQCSPTADRMCQDRDECLELPNVCGERVKCLNTPGGFRCLGVSEREAVMGLCGHDYFYNQELQECQACSDCDGEPITVPCTAVSDAVCGQLSESRLSGSWVAKVAVPPARTASANIFPGLQLNIRGKDSSDLLSNEAGQVTFLQHGLVWMDHNFAIKHSCRNFLQVGMRLNTSQEEEGQDISGVRIEQPDGKYFQGVSVSSGVEVEPNHTFTLLLKSPNQHCNQSKDLHVYDVAAPSLSLLWLSHDTGAVAMTAQMSVLAHYQTSYRPTFRLSSVSDPYMITLTHDNRGVRFTESGVVKFVLQQALYSMGHTCIREGFSLIAYTNRNGTGQEAMQAFKTGVNYRDTSITLSGAVNVNSGDTLGFEIMSPSQCNLRYFGDNTGISMLSLIWIPSAVSSALTATVSRTGLPFGAVRNKPLLFQQISPDTPQVHLARSGEPNARKNFIFHEKGTANIALNLKLIHSCNIVKLTLQRPADQGRQAGPVAQQVSGSMPEGSEWASIGLRASFPVQNGTALYVTLDCIRGRVNQITHEGGTNISILWVAV from the exons ATGGTTTCAGTAGCACCCTTGCTGTTGCTGCTCATCTCCTGGGTGTCCCTGCACAGCGCGGAGGTTTGCCGGGGGACACACTGCCACGGCGGGGACACCAGCGATCCAAGACCGTGCACGGGGGCGCACTGTCCGGGGAGCAGATCCTCCAGACCTCCGCGGCAGTTCAACCCAAACGCGCAGGGGAAAGCGGCGAGCCACCACCATGCGCACTCTGGCTCTCCAAGCTCCAGCGTCCAGATCCTCCGCGGCACACGCGTGAGACTGCCTGAAGTTCTACCTGCAGGATGCACCGATGCGGACTGCGCTGCGCTTTTCAGGCAGTTTCAAGCCAGCAACGACACCCGGGAGTGCAGGGGGATCGAGTGCAGGCTGCCGCTGAGGATCCGGCCGAAAGCTCGGGCGAAGTCCTGCGCTGGAGAGGGATGTCTGAGCGGCTCGGAGGAGAGCCAGCTCCCTCCTGTCCATCTGTCCGACAGAGCCGCGCAGTTTCTGGGAGATTTCCCCGAGTTGGGATATCCGTCTTCGGAACTTGGCAGCGCGCCTTTGGGTGTCCAGCTCACATGTGACATCAAACCAG GGGAGAATGAAGTTCCGTCAGAAGATGCCCTCATCTTGCACCTCCAGCTCGCCAAGGGGCAGGAGAAGCTGGTGGAGGCGCTTCGAGCCCAGCAGGCGATCATTCGTGACCTGCAGCAGAAGCTGGCCGACCAACAGGAGGCGTTGCTGTCCCAGCAGCGCGAGATCCTGGAGCAGCAGCGGCGGATGTACGAGCAGATGGACGTGGTCAAGGCCCAGTACGGCCTCCTTTCGGACACCGTCAAGCAGGTTTCCTTCCAGGGCCTGCAGGGCGAGCTGCAGAGCTACTTCGAGAGCCACCTGGCCGGGCTGCAGAGCCAGGCCCGAAGCCACCTGCAGAAATCCTACGCCGTCCACAAAATGGACATCGACTCTAAGGTGATGGATGTGGTTGGGGAGGCTCATTTTCCTCAACCGCTGCTGGGATGCCCTTCGCCCTGTGGGTCAGAGGAGTACTGTGATTTTCAGAGGGACCCACCTCAGTGTCAGAAGTGCACCATGTGTCCACCAGGCTTCTTCCTGATCTCACAGTGCTCCCCGACGGCAGACAGAATGTGCCAG GACAGAGACGAATGTCTGGAATTACCAAACGTTTGTGGAGAGCGAGTGAAGTGCCTTAACACTCCAG GAGGATTCCGGTGTCTGGGGGTTTCTGAGAGAGAAGCAGTGATGGGCTTGTGTGGTCACGACTACTTCTACAATCAGGAGCTGCAGGAGTGTCAGGCCTGCTCGGACTGCGACGGAGAACCCATCACTGTTCCCTGCACGGCGGTCAGTGACGCCGTCTGCGGCCAGCTTTCGGAGAGCCGCCTCTCTGGGTCTTGGGTGGCGAAAGTTGCAGTTCCCCCTGCCAGGACCGCCAGCGCCAATATCTTCCCCGGGCTTCAGCTGAACATACGAGGCAAAGACAGCAGCGATCTGCTGTCCAACGAAGCGGGGCAGGTGACCTTCCTGCAGCATGGCTTGGTGTGGATGGATCACAACTTCGCCATAAAGCACAGCTGCAGGAATTTTCTCCAGGTGGGGATGAGGCTCAACACAAGCCAGGAAGAGGAGGGTCAGGACATCAGTGGGGTTCGGATCGAGCAGCCAGATGGGAAGTACTTCCAGGGGGTCAGCGTCAGTAGCGGCGTGGAGGTGGAGCCGAACCACACCTTCACGCTGCTGCTGAAGAGTCCGAACCAACACTGCAACCAAAGCAAGGATCTCCACGTGTACGACGTCGCCGCTCCCTCTTTGAGCCTCCTCTGGTTGTCTCATGATACGGGTGCTGTCGCCATGACGGCTCAGATGTCGGTCTTGGCTCACTACCAGACCAGCTACCGGCCAACTTTCCGCTTGAGCTCGGTGTCGGACCCCTACATGATCACCCTGACTCACGACAACCGCGGGGTTCGCTTCACAGAGAGCGGCGTGGTGAAGTTTGTCCTCCAGCAGGCACTTTACTCCATGGGCCACACCTGCATTCGAGAGGGCTTCTCACTGATCGCATACACAAACCGCAATGGGACCGGCCAGGAGGCGATGCAAGCCTTTAAGACGGGCGTTAACTACAGGGACACCTCCATCACCCTCTCCGGTGCCGTTAACGTCAACAGCGGAGACACCCTAGGCTTCGAGATCATGTCCCCGTCACAGTGCAACCTCCGCTACTTCGGGGACAACACTGGGATCAGCATGTTGAGCCTCATCTGGATTCCTTCAGCCGTGTCGTCGGCGTTGACCGCCACCGTGTCCAGGACCGGTCTTCCCTTCGGAGCGGTCAGGAATAAGCCGCTGTTGTTCCAGCAGATCAGCCCGGACACGCCGCAGGTCCACTTGGCCCGCTCAGGGGAGCCGAACGCCCGGAAGAACTTTATATTCCACGAGAAAGGGACAGCGAACATAGCCCTCAACCTGAAGCTGATCCACTCCTGCAATATAGTCAAACTCACTCTGCAGCGGCCGGCGGATCAGGGCAGGCAGGCAGGTCCTGTGGCTCAGCAGGTGTCTGGATCTATGCCTGAAGGGAGTGAGTGGGCCAGCATAGGACTCAGAGCCTCCTTTCCGGTCCAGAACGGTACCGCTCTTTATGTCACTCTGGACTGTATCCGAGGACGAGTCAACCAGATAACACACGAGGGCGGCACTAACATTTCAATTCTCTGGGTCGCAGTGTGA